A window of Quercus robur chromosome 12, dhQueRobu3.1, whole genome shotgun sequence genomic DNA:
CGGGTATGGGAACACTGTTTACGCCTATTCGGCTTTGATTAGTGCGTATGGGCGAAGTGGGTATTGCGATGAGGCTATAAACGTTTTCGAGTCCATGAAAAGTGTGGGTTTGTTTCCGAATTTGGTTACCTATAATGCTGTGATCGATGCGTGTGGGAAAGGGGGCGTGGAGTTTAAGAGGGTTGTGGAGATTTTTGATGACATGTTGGGAAATGGGGTGCAACCTGATCGGATTACGTATAATTCGCTTCTTGCAGTTTGTAGTAGAGGGGGGTTGTGGGAGGCAGCTCGGAATTTGTTTACTGAGATGGTGGATAGAGGGATTGATCAGGATATATTTACTTATAATACTCTTTTGGATGCAGTTTGTAAAGGTGGGCAGATGGATTTGGCGTATGAGATTATGTTGGAGATGCCTATAAAGAACATTTTGCCAAATGTGGTGACTTATAGTACTATGGTTGATGGGCATGCTAAGGCTGGTAGATTGGAAGAGGCATTGGGTTTATTTAATGAAATGAAGTTTTTAGCAATTAGTTTGGACAGGGTTTCATATAATACTTTGCTTTCGATTTATGCAAAGCTTGGTAGGTTTGAGGAGGCTTTGAATGTTTGCAGGGAGATGGAGAGTTGTGGGATTAAGAAGGATGTTGTAACATATAATGCACTTCTAGGTGGATATGGGAAGCAAGCAAAGTATGATGAAGTTAGAAAAATGTTTGAAGAGATGAAAGCAGATCATGTATTTCCTAATTTGTTAACTTATTCAACATTGATTGATGTGTTCTCAAAAGGTGGTTTGTATAGGGAAGCAATGGAGGTCTTTAGAGAGTTTAAGCAGGCAGGGTTGAAAGCTGATGTTGTTCTTTATAGTGCACTTATTGATGCCCTATGCAAAAATGGTTTGGTGGAGTCTGCTGTCTCTTTGCTTGATGAGATGACAAAGGAAGGGATTAGGCCCAATGTTGTTACTTATAATTCCATTATTGATGCTTTTGGTCGGTCTGCAGCTGCAGAATGTCCAGTTGATACTGCTGCTTTAGCTGGTGAGTGGCATATTGAATCTTCATCACCAATGGTTATTGAGGACGCTACTGAATTGGAGGTGGTAAATAGGGAGGATAATCAAATCATGAAGATGTTTGGGCAGCTTGCTGCTGAGAAAGCAGGTCACATAAAGAAAGATAAGTGGGTTAGGCAGGAAATAGTGTGCATCTTGGGAGTCTTTCAGAAGATGCACGAGCTAGAAATTAAGCCAAATGTTGTAACCTTTTCAGCCATATTAAATGCTTGCAGGTATGTTTCTTTATCAGATGCTTTCCATCTTTTATTATATTGAGGGTCTTGTTGCATGAAGATCATTTAAGTCACAAATGCTATACTGGCATGAGTACCCatctagaaaatttttttggtggTCTTAGTCTTAATCTGTAGGCTCTTATTTTCAGTCTGAGGCTGTACAGCTGTACTCCTTGTGGGAAACTTTTTAATAAGTTACTCCTTGTGGGAGTGATGGTTTACTACTAGGAGCTTTTCGATGCTGTCTCACCCTAGGCATGTCAAATGCTATTGAAAACCTTGGTTTCATATTTCTCTCTTGGCTGATTGAGCTATAAATGAAAACTGTAAGTGGGACTTGTGACATGGCACTGTTTTTGAATTCAGTATATTGCAGTTTCTAACACAACTAAACTTTTTGATGCAGCAACATGACCTATGATGAAACTTTACAACTAATTGTGATATTTTAAAGTAGTAACGGATCAAAGTTTTGAAAGATTCCTAGGACCTCAGGTTTATGACTtggaaaagtttttcttttgtgatgAAAATAAGAGGTTCATGCGTTAATACCCATATAGAGTTCCTAATTGTGTCTTACTCAAACTTTCTTGCCAATTTTCAAAGTTGACAAATTTATAATGTATGAGTGTTTTCTGCtaggtgggaaaaaaaaaatctctgcaCAAACCCTAGATGTACTATTTGACTTGCATTTTTTGCTCATTTACTACTTGTGAGTCTAGACTCTAGTGTAGAAGCTAATTGAGTGGATGAAGCTGCATGAATATGCCTTCCTCTCAAGAAGGGGAGGGTGAAACCTGTTCCCTTTCTCTATGGGATGCTATTGAGACTTATCTACCCTTCAAAATTATCATTGCCCATGGTTAGTTGGTAATTTGAGAATATATGGTTTAGAGGATAGGGAAAGGCACTTGCTTCTTTTTGTCTTCTATTAATATAAACTGTCCCCGTATATGGTCAATCTCATGTATGTGATTTGAACTCTGGATGCAGTCGGTgtaattcatttgaagatgCCTCAATGTTATTGGAGGAACTCCGGTTGTTTGATAATCAGGTCTATGGTGTGGCCCATGGACTTCTTATGGGCTACAGGGAAAATGTATGGGTTCAAGCCCAATCTTTGTTCGATGAAGTAAAGCTTATGGACTCCTCAACTGCATCTGCTTTTTATAATGCTCTGACTGACATGCTATGGCACTTCGGTCAGGTAAGTCTTAGTCATTACTACTGTCTCTCTTCCTCTGCTTCTTGTCATTACCATACTTTTCATATGTACATGTGGGCTCAGTCAGATCATTCTTGTACAAGGTTGTTCATGCATACAATGACTAATACTTGAATGATCCTAAGTCCTAAAGTGACAATGTTCTTgttgaatttttataattagaaaaaaGGGGCACAACTGGTTGTGCTTGAAGGCAAGCGCCGAAATGTATGGGAGAGTGTTTGGTCTGATTCTTGCTTAGATTTGCATCTGATGTCTTCTGGGGCAGCACGGGCAATGGTTCATGCATGGCTGCTCAACATACGCTCTGTTGTGTTTGAAGGCCGTGAATTGCCAAAGCTATTAAGGTATTAATTTGTCTACTATATGCTTATTTATTACTGTGGTTACAATTAAAGAGTTAAACTGTGTCTTTTGCTCTCTGCCAGCATTTTGACAGGATGGGGCAAACATAGCAAAGTAGTTGGTGATGGCACACTAAGACGGGCTATTGAGGCACTTCTCACTGGCATGGGTGCCCCCTTTCGGGTTGCCAATTGTAATATAGGTAGGTTTATATCAACAGGTTCTGTGGTGGCTGCCTGGTTAAAGGAGTCTGGCACTTTGAAGGTGCTTGTTCTTCATGATGACAGAAttcatcctgaaggtgctaagTTGGATCAGATTGCCAATTTGCAAGCACTCCCCTTGTAGTCATCCTGCTTTTTTGTAAGCTTCAAAACATGCTTATACACTGTAATATGTATAAATTATCAGAAGAAAATCACATTGCAATCTCTGTCTCCTGTTAGTagctttatatttatatttttgttaagttaTGCAATTATTTGTATCAAAACATACTCTTAAGGGGGCAAATTAGAATTCATTCATTGAACAATTGCCAGTATCATGTATGTTAGAAACTCTGGTCATCAATCTAACAGTTTAGAGGGAGATGATATCCAACTCTGTAGGATCCAATTAGGGCAAATGATTTGATATTTTgctgaccaaaaaaaaaaagaaaaaattagggcaatttttttttttaaagagttttactCAAAAGCCTAAAAGATTATGGACAAATCAAACATCTCTAAGGCAATGTAAGGGCAAAAGCCACTCTCAAAACTTTTCATGGACAGGCATGTCTTAAGCTGATGGCAGCTCAAAGTGTCTAGGACATagttaatcaaatatttaatttcacAACTTGCTGACTTGTGCTATTGTGAGTGGTGGACATTTTCTGTTCACCACTAATATGGACTCACCACTTTTCATCTATTGCTCATAATCACACAAGTCAACAAGTTGTGAAATTGGGTGTGTGTATTTGCAAGCTCcagggaaaaaaacaaaaaaaaaactaaaccataagcttctatttatttatgaaaagttAGAAATCTTACaagacttaaaaaataaaaataaaaaattaattggaagGCTTATATTGAATATTACAAGTTTACAATGGTTGGTGTTTCCTCAACCCATGCAATGCATTCCGAGCTAGTTAGTTGATATCACAAATACTAATGTGGTAAGTTGTGATTAAAACAACATAATTTTTACATAGGTTTTTATTACACTAATTACAACATATTATCTCTTGTTAGTCCTTCAACAAGCCTATCTATTCAATAATTATCTCGTGTATCACACATGCATTCTTCTCCTCAGActatcaattatatttttcaaacctTTGAACAAAAAACATTCTAGCACTTAAGATTTCGATAAATGCAAAAGATAAGTCCATGTTTGATTTtccttgtaaaatatttttttaaggcttctagatctacccaaactATGAATGAAATGACATCCCTCTCTCTTAAGATTTGTATAAATGACACTGCTCTAAAAGAGATTTGTACAAATaagtaggaatttttttttttataacaaaacagATTATTCTATTTTGTAAGTATTATTGTAAGAGGGTATGAACTTATTTGTTGTATTTATATAAACCTCAAAGGAGACCTCAAAGATGGAGTGTCATTTCAATGACCTTAAGGAAAACTAgtgtaattcaatttttttaaggcaCTTTCTTGTAGAATCGATCACTCACTTtgatcattattatttttaagtttaagacatctctctctctctctctctctctctctctcaaggtaACTAGGGACTATTATCCCTTATTTATATGGGCGGCTCCACATTGAAGGCAAGGTACTTATAAGACCACCCTGacctggggaaaaaaaaatttatataaattttgaaaattttatgactttttacctttaaaaagtttttgtgaccaccataaaattttttaggCCTAACGTaattaaattttggacaaaatttggcaacaaatttGGTTGTACACTAAAGgttacaactccactcaatatttttttttttttttggatgtgaattttgacaattctaccattgaattacatttttttcttatatcctctatacttacaaaatttcaagaagatcaaaagtcaataattatgttatcaatcaaatgtttaaatttaaagtttttgtagtttaaaattaatttatagatAATAAGTTAATGGATCagatagtaaataacatttgattgatatgaaatttgatgtgttttaagaatattaataacatgcaattcaacggttagattttcaaaatatgtagccatgttaatttgtttagtgagcaactaagtttgtaggaaaattttgttcttaaattttggtctcattaaaaatatattaggcccttacaaacaaaaagaaaatgtccaagaaaatttttattgagctaaaattttgaaagaaatgtagcttgtagcattgataataAAACTATCAtgtaacgatttcaaaataagaaaattatagaagaaaattgtaagaCTATGTATTTacgtgtatttttttttttttttttgtcaatatatgaagttatctttttattagattttatataatttaagtttcttgatGATCAGGAAAATAATTCTGAAGCCACCATTGCTTATTTATCATAATAAAGACATAAGAAAGgatagaactttttttttttttttttgagaaacaagaaaggacaaaatttaagtACAATACCTTAGATGCAGTAGATTAGGTTTATAGGAGAAAATTGTAAGACTATGTATTTGggtgtatttttttatttttttgtcaatatatgaagttatctttttattagattttgtataatttaaatttcttgatGATTAGGAAAAGATCTCTAGAGCCACCACTACTTATTTATCATAATAAAGACAcaagaaatgataaaatttaagtaCAATACTTTAGATGCAGTACATTAGGTTTCCCAATTGAATTAACTTGGTTGCattgaccaataaaataaaaacaattttgtctttttaagctaaattaaattcaaaatagcCAAGTGTTTGAATTCAGTTAGGGAACCTAATGTACCTTAAAAGCCTTCCCACCTTTACCACATACTATGTGTAGAGAATAACATATACTTAACCTAAAAACTTAAGTTTATGGGTTTTAGTCCAACTATGTTATATAAACTACTCACTCTTAttatgggttccagttagctcaattggtaaagtttctaatggttgaataagagatctgagattcaatTCCTATTTATACCAAAAACCTATTAGTGTcgtggtctgatgataaagagttattatgaGGAGCGAAtcccataggttgaaactctctaaaaaaaaaaaaaagaaaaagaagaagaaaaaaactactCACTCTtgtcattatatttttaaaggAAACTTCACTCAAATGTATATACCCAATAGATTTCCATGCTCTTATCAAGGTATGCACTAACtgattttttccttaaaaagaaagagaatattTAATGTTTCtctaattacttttttaacaaGTGTCCATTGTCCATGTCACCCCATGCAATTAATTGGTTCAtcacttgcaaaatttcaaccCACTACtcctcaattaaaaaaaatagggcCAACAATTTCTTTCTAGCTGCAGTTGCGCAAAAACATGCCTGTAGATAGTGAATGAAAATGCACAAGCTATAGTGGCATTTTCAATTGAAACCGCTATTAAATTTGGGGGTTGTTTAGTAAACCATGGTGATGAGGataatttttgattgatcgacACGGGGTGCCGAACCTTCCTCACGTGCCGAACCTTCCTTGTTTGATCATCGGCCTTACACTTGAACTGATCCTAAAGGGATGACTGACCCCATGGGCCGTTGGACCCAGGTCGACAATCCAACCCCTAATCCTGACGACCCATCACCTTAGGGTTTCTCATGGGACTCGCGTGGGGTCCACTCACATACCTATACATGGAAATTACTTGTGCGTCACAACCAAAGATCATACCACACAATCAAATCTCCTATATATGGAAAAGTGATCCCAAGTATCTTGGGATCCTTCTCTCTACAAGGAAATTCCCCCTTATCAAGGAATTCGAGTAAGCTTTCCACTACCATATAAACAATAAACCATAACTCATTTGAGGTACATGAATTCTCCCTAGCTCTTGCACGCTTGAGTTTTTGGAGATTCTTCTAtcactaacttaaccttcggagagTCTTTGGCCGGTACCCTACCAGTGCTCTTTGATTGgttcttctcttttgttcttCGGGTACACCCATTGGCACGTGTGTGGACAATCAACTCATTGacgatttttgtgcatcatcagttggcgtcATTTGTGGGAATGAGTGATAAGCCATATTGTCGTTTCAAGGACAAAGAGTTGTATGGTCCTGACACGATCAATGGCCACTGCAAACTAAGAGACTGGGAACCCACCCAACGCATTGGAAAGGCAAGTGCAAACCCTTACCGCTGCAGTTGAATGACTCACTTAGTGGAACCACGAGTTGGAGTGATAGTTGGAGCAGCAGAATGATCAGGAGCCGAACAATCAAAATGACGAACAGGATAGGGACGAACGCAACAACAACCGTCCCTCGATGAACTATCACCAAGAGAGGGATGACCAAGAGGAAAGCAATGCTGTCAGTAGATGGGATCAGCAGGATACCAGTCGTCCCTCTGAGCTAGAAGTAGGCACATTGCGCATGACGCAAGAGATGTAgacaatgaaagaaaatatgGATATGATGATGAATGTCCTGAAGGGTCGGGTGTCCACTAGCTTGGAAGAACTAGTCCATCGTACCAATTCTCCCTTCACTGCACCGATCACATCCTTCCGCCTTCCAACCAAGTTCAGAATGCCATAAGTGGAAGCATACGATGGGTTGAAGGACCCCTTTGACCACCTGAAGTCGTTCAAAATCCTCATGCACTTGCAAGGGGCCCCAAATGAGATCATGTGCAGAGCCTTCCCCACCACACTCAAAGGGCCAGCTCGAGTGTGGTTCAGCAAGATAACCCTTAATTCTGTCTCAACTTTCAAGGAATTAAGTGGGCTCTTCATCAAACATTTCATTGGGGGTCAGCGATGCAAGAGGTCCTCAACAAGCCTCCTGAACATCAAACAGCGGGACGATGAGAGCTTGAGGTTGTATGTTACTCAGTTCAATAAGGAGGCACTACTGATCGACGATGCCAACGATAAAGTCTTGGTCACAGCCTTTACCAATGGACTCCAATCCGGAAAGTTCTTATTCTCTATTTATAAGAATGATTTGAAGACCATGGCTGACATGCTATACCGAGCCTTGAAGTATATGAACGCTAAGGATGCCGTGAGCGCTAGAAAAGGGCGGTTCGAAGAAGCGGGAAAAACATGACAATACTTGTTGGAAAAGGGGAAGAATGGAAGCCTGAACGAGTGATAGGAGGGATAAACGAAGATCAAGGCCCTCGCTAGGATGAATTGCCAATTTCACTCCGCTTAACACTTCGTTCGATCaggtcctaatgcagattaaggacgaaccTGCCTTGTCGTGGCCCAATAAGTTAAAGGGCGACCCAAACAAAAGGCCTAGGAATAATTACTatcgcttccaccgtgaccatggatATGACACCTCCGATTGCTATGACCTAAAGCAACATATAGAAGCCTTCTTTAGAAAAGGAAAATTGCAACAGTTCGTAGGGTGAGAAAGAGCAAGAGAAAACCCACCAAGGGACCAAGAGTCGAACTGATGAGTCAAGGAATGACCCAGGGCCCCACTTGGAAAGATAAGAGTGATCATCGGGGGAGCACGATGGTTGGATCCTTAAGGAAGGCAAAGAGACCAACGTATAGATGGTACAAAACGTCCAGCTCACCAGTCGTCTGCCTAAGCTTACTCGAATGGATGACCCGATGATTAGCTTCACTGAGGAGGATGCCCAACGAGTCCACCACCCCCATAATGATGCCTTGGTGATCAATTTGACCATAGCAAACTTCAATACCCGAAAAATCTTGGTGGACAATGGAAGTTCAGCCGACATTTTCTGCTATCCAgccttccaacaaatgaggatcaGTAAGGAACGACTCATGCCATTAGATGTCCCTCTAGTAGGCTTCGGCAGAACGAAGGTCATGCTTGTTAGATCCGTCATGCTGTCAGTCACCATCGGTACCTAtcctcaacaaatcaccaaggatgtCACCTTCTTGGTAGTGGATTGCTCATCAGCCTGCAATGCCATCATCGAGCGACCAACGCTTAATGCGTGGAGGGCAGCCACATCCACATATCACCTACTACTGAAGTTCCCTATAGAATGTGGGATAGGAGAGGTCCACAGAGATCAGATGGTGGGTCGGGAATGCTATGTAGCCATGCTGGAGATGGACGACAAGTGACCACCATGAACATTGAGGAGCAATGAGTGAATGTAGAACCGACAAAGGGATTAGAAACCATCTCCCTAGATGATGAACACGTAGATCGAATCACTCGCATCGGCACACAAGCCAACCCTTCGGTCCGAAATGGGCTGATCCTTTTCCTAAGGGACAACCTGGACATCTTTGCCTGGAGCTATGAAGACATGCTCGGGATCTATAACATCCTGACCCAACTTTATAGTTAAATTATGTGTTTGAatggttaattattattttaagccACTTCCTTTCTATAATTAATAGAAGagtattcaataaaaaaattattttgtagtgccattgaataagaattgtaaagattatatAGAATTGAATGGCTAATTGTATTATGAATATATACTAAGTatgtacaaaactatattaagtgGTTAAGTTATTAGATACATAGTTGTTGGTGTTTAATTAAGTGTTTAAGGTAAGTGCATTTTAGTAACTTCCTACACACATGAATAATAGAATTAAGATACTTGGGCCAACCATGTGTGGACAATTGCCCAGCTTGCCATGCATGTGAGACAAATGGCAAGGCCACTAACCTCTACATAACCCCACCCCATTAACCCTCTAGCCGGCCATGCAAACCTCAATTCTCATCACCtcattcttctttctattttctcaaAACAACTAGAACAGCCAAGAAGCTCTTTCCCTCTCTATTCCCACAGGTCCAAACAAATTAGAATTCTCACCTCACTTTGCTCTCATTTCTCTTAAGGAAAGAGCTAGAGGCTCTCTTGAGTCCCTTTTTCAAACCCATGGGTCcacacatcaaaataaaaataaagctcCATCTCATTTCTCCTTTATACTCTCTCAAAGAAACTAGAAAGCTCAAaaactctctcaagctctctacCTCTCATACTTTCGGGTCTAGCAACTAGGAAAGGGAAATCCTTTCATGCAAGAGTGATTCTATTTCTATTTCCTCTCAAGAACCAAAAACTTGGTAAGGGTTCTAGCTACTCTCACCTTAGAATCCATGATTTCTTCATGGAATTTTTAGTAATGGTATTTATGGTTTGTAAAATTAGGAAATCGTGAACTtttaagtctctctctctctatatatgtacatttttagaccccttaaaacacaagttgtttaacctaggtatttagccaagtgattacttagataaattattgaaatctaggttaacacaatcaaatcatatcatgtaagttatgcaaaaatataaagaacacaggatatgataactcaggaaaaccaaaccggtaaaaaacttggggaggatttaacctagctattctcaaggtaaaactaacccattatgaaagaattgaagtttgtacaataagacttagaccactaacattctattgctaccttgagtagaaaacttactaccacaaccaTGTGATAGCTtcgagtccacagactacttctttccttgatctacTACAACCataagtactcccacttgtgactttgagactccattcaaaggtttcagatcttctttaaattctttatgaCAGGCCAataatgtattgaccccttgtgatagattaaccaattaattagccaagttgattaattaatcagaTTAACATACAATATGTGTGgcagcacaaaaaaatcaccaattaaactaaatgtagtggaaattaaattgacacgggtgatttgttttcgaatagggaaaacctacatggcaaaaaccccactgggtgattttaaggtcatcactttcgagaattcactattatcaaaacaagcggttacaagtaaaggaatcctagtaccttataccaacctatagttgaacccttactccaatacccaattggacttgttctatagtgacaatctctcattttcaatgtatgactcccagtacgtgactaaccaatagatgcatGGATCCTAGTATGctacttaatcaccaacttgagaaggatgttggctacaaagttcttcagttcatccacacgatgaaggtcaagaagctccttggtcaaaaaaccctacggtgtacaaacacagtagctttttcaagaaaaagatgAGTTAGGGAAAATTCTATCTTCGTTCataatttgcatgaacaaaactttgcttcacacttgtgcaacttgtgtaacctttgacagcccttaaaataatccttatatatgtttagggttgtgagaaaagaaagcctaaacacataatcacggaatggatgaaaaacagttctaaaaaactaagtttcataaaccttgatagatagccatctatcaagCTAGCTGTTGAGCCATGGGCTGAAAcagtttttaaaccttgatagatgctagctgtcgagatagctgttgagttttaaaatccaacactttcTCACTTaattcttggatagacttgcatggttttaacacttgaacttgaaaccttgttacttgaagtattaaacacatcctaaatttaCCCAAtcacaagtaaagtgcattttgtcaaaaggattagccaattacataaaatagtgacatatgttcctaacattgaatcacatatgtcctaacactttaTGCAGCAATTGAAGCGAttaccaagttcttgacatgaatcttgatcttgataaccttaagtgtgtatgaaggtaaacacctctaaatctcataagagattcaacacacagCACATCAAAGACTTTTAAAatgtagctagggtttttccttttatacttggagtaaaacataaaaccctacacgtcaaaccgGGCTTgagctgagttggaaaattttgcaaaaaattaatttgcatgaggttcgatcgatcgagccttgcagatttaggcCAATAAATCCTACAattacttgattccaactttacaaataaacacactttaagcaacctaaatctagactctaagttttgatcatggtttgccaatacattacaaattgaagttgtaatacttttagttcctaaagtcttagaacctaacaaactccctctttggcaattcgtgacaaaacacatcacaaatata
This region includes:
- the LOC126708311 gene encoding uncharacterized protein LOC126708311; the encoded protein is MHLQGAPNEIMCRAFPTTLKGPARVWFSKITLNSVSTFKELSGLFIKHFIGGQRCKRSSTSLLNIKQRDDESLRLYVTQFNKEALLIDDANDKVLVTAFTNGLQSGKFLFSIYKNDLKTMADMLYRALKYMNAKDAVSARKGRFEEAGKT
- the LOC126710042 gene encoding pentatricopeptide repeat-containing protein GUN1, chloroplastic, whose product is MASTPPQCSITGTKPYQNHQYQQTHHKNQSQTHPQNRRYWTNTKVSLSNPSPLPLPSHRNAPNPCAAATTTTQNPSFHSLCTPKSELSADFSGRRSTRFVSKLHLGRPKASLGFRHSPLAQEALLHLIQLGKHDVKGIENVLLNFESKLCGSDDYNYLLRELGNRGECSKAIRCFEFAVKRERRKNEQGKLASSMISILGRLGRVELAREVFETARNDGYGNTVYAYSALISAYGRSGYCDEAINVFESMKSVGLFPNLVTYNAVIDACGKGGVEFKRVVEIFDDMLGNGVQPDRITYNSLLAVCSRGGLWEAARNLFTEMVDRGIDQDIFTYNTLLDAVCKGGQMDLAYEIMLEMPIKNILPNVVTYSTMVDGHAKAGRLEEALGLFNEMKFLAISLDRVSYNTLLSIYAKLGRFEEALNVCREMESCGIKKDVVTYNALLGGYGKQAKYDEVRKMFEEMKADHVFPNLLTYSTLIDVFSKGGLYREAMEVFREFKQAGLKADVVLYSALIDALCKNGLVESAVSLLDEMTKEGIRPNVVTYNSIIDAFGRSAAAECPVDTAALAGEWHIESSSPMVIEDATELEVVNREDNQIMKMFGQLAAEKAGHIKKDKWVRQEIVCILGVFQKMHELEIKPNVVTFSAILNACSRCNSFEDASMLLEELRLFDNQVYGVAHGLLMGYRENVWVQAQSLFDEVKLMDSSTASAFYNALTDMLWHFGQKKGAQLVVLEGKRRNVWESVWSDSCLDLHLMSSGAARAMVHAWLLNIRSVVFEGRELPKLLSILTGWGKHSKVVGDGTLRRAIEALLTGMGAPFRVANCNIGRFISTGSVVAAWLKESGTLKVLVLHDDRIHPEGAKLDQIANLQALPL